The DNA window TAACGCACGGAGAAAATACGGGTGGATTAGAACGCCTGAGGGGGAATGGGCTTCACCTCACAGCAACATTAGCAGGGTGCTAGTTCGAAGACGAGCACGCGGAGCAGAATGCTGGTTTAGAAAGCACTCACTCACTGCAGGGGTGTGATGTATTAGTCGGTGGTGGCTCTGGTTCTGAGGTTAGATTTCCTGTGAGTCAGAACTGCAGCTGCTACTCAAACGCACTTCTTGAACTCATCTGACTTTTCATTGTTTAATCGCAAACACTGAGCATAATCGTGCAGAATGAGCCTGATCTCAGTGGATTGACCTGAGTTGCGGAGCGGCCACAGGATGCAGGAGGCGCTACggtgttatttattcatcaccTGTTAAAATCACGCAAAACTCGGTCTCAATTGACATCCATGTAAATGCTCCGTGTCTTAGTTCGAGCAGAAACAAGCACAACCACCGCTCTGTGGCTGAGGCGGTTTCATTTCCCTGGGCTAACGTCAGTCACACACCTCTGAGGCGGTAGGTGTCGTGCACCGATGGCGATTTAGATTACaacacaaaaaaagtttttaactACGGTTTCTTGTTGTTTGTGAAGCCACCGGACACAAAGACACGCGGACAGAAACATTAACGATCAGCAGCGTCCGTCTCCGGCTCTGAAGGACCGATCGGAGCCTATTTCACtcgtttttttcctcctctcaagTGTAACTAGTCTGCGCCATTTTCGACGGAGTTGTGTCACTGTTAGCCAACATGCTGCGAAGCTAACGCTACCAGTGCTAACAGTTGGGAGCTAACGCATTCATTGTGCAGGCTCGCGGCTCGTTTTCAAACCCCGAGTTCAGTGAAATAAACGCGGCTCTTACCGCTCCGGGTCCGCAGGGAAGCTGAAAAGTGTAGTGGTCGAGTCCCCTCGCTGGTAATCACAGCTCACCGCGGCGCAGCAGTCAGTCATTTTGGACTGCAATGTAGCTAGCTAGTAAGTTAGCTAGCTTAGCAGGCGGTTGCAAGCGGGCTAGCCTACTCTGAGCAAACCTGCAGCAGAGTCTACAGGCTCATGCCGTGGGAGCAACCTGCAGCCCGGCCTGTCGAGTCTCACTGTTGTTTACGCGCAGCGTCTCTTCGGCGAACTAAGAACCGACTAAGTCCATGCTTCCAAAAGTTGATGTTGCGCGGTGAGTCGCCGAAAGCGTGTTATCCCATCAACCAGGAACTACACCGGGCAGTAACACGTGTTCCCCAGCAGAGGGCGGAGTGGCTCCAACAGGCCTGAGCAGAGGTCCagggtgaagagatgaagagtgCTCCACTGTGGGAGCATGATCCAGCAACACACCTTTTTATCAAGATGGGGTTTTATTCAGGGAAATGCTTGTGCCAGCCTGCTCCAGATGACAGCAACACACtattcaataataaataaaacatgagtaTATTTAATCATAATTATGATTTCaagcaggtttttctttttcattattttgtcacATGCAGCACCAGATAATGGTTCCATTCTCGGTTCACTTGGCAAAAATCTTCCTCTCAAATATTTTCATCAGCCTCCTATATGTGACAAAGAATAATTTGACCGACAGAAGAAATATACGAAACGTACTGTACTGTGCCTGATcaaaaacatatataataaaCTTACAAACTTCTtgtttatctatccatccaccCAGTCATaatatattaatgttttatatacTCTATGttgtgtataaatgtataggggagaagaaacacaaacacttattaTTCCAAAGAATTGATCtctttatttacatgttcaGTGAAGGTCAGCAAATCCACTGGTGATAGACACACTGATAACATTTATAACTCTAAACCCAAACTAAATCGTTTGCAACTGATTTGAGCAGTGAAGAGAAGGAACATTACTGAAGACAACAGTCACTGCTGTCcaagtgtttgttcatttatttacattatataaaaaaacatccgTTTATGGGCTAGggagaaagagacacacacaaaacttaCATCTACCTCACATTAAAGATAACACAACCTGCGCATACTAACAAAGCAGTGGATAATGTGTCCAGAGGCTGAACCACATCACGACTGATTTCATTCACACCTGCTCCTCTCTGGTAGggtgtgtgttcatgtagaCCTCAACCATCGAATCCAGATCATACCCAACATCATAATTCATGTTCAAAACAGCCAGACTTTTTGATTTGAACTGGTCAGGCGTGTTCTCCATGTACGTCCTGAAGCACTTGAATGCCACATTGCAGCTGTCCTCCAGAGCCAAGGTAGGTAGGACGCCAATCTGTCTCAGGACCGCAAGCACGTTTGGGAAGAACTTCACATCGGCCAGCTGCAGCGTTTCTTGAAGGCTGGATGGCGACgtctcacctttgacctttttgcTCCACTTAACCCACCAGCAGTGGAGCTCGGCAGAGAGGGTTGCTGCATTAGGGATCAGATTTTTAAACGCCTGTATGCTCTCCTCCTCAGGTTCACTGGACTTGTGCAGCTCTATGATGGTGGGGATCAGCGACAGACACTTCAGGGTCTTCAGGTGGTCCTCACTAAACAGCTCGTCCATTTCTTTGATGATGTGGTTCACCACGGGAACAGACAGGTGGTTCTTGTAGTAACTGTCTGGTTGAATGGTTCCTGATTCTGACTGATACTTCCTCAAGAATGCACGAGGAAGCTTAACCGGGATCTCCATCGCAGCGGCTAGGTTAACGGCCTCATCATTCCAGAACTCGTGATACACATCGATGTTGTCCAACACTTCCTTCAGGGAGTGCGATACAGCTTTTAAACTGCTCGCAGCAAAATGGGCGTCTGGTTCGTTCCCCTGCACGTTCTTCCCAAATGCTCGAGTAAGAGTCATCGTGTTTTTCAGCACGACCAGCGCAATGATGAACTCAAAGTCAGTTAGTGCTTTCGAAATCTCTAAGGCGCTGTGTGCGACTTGGTCGTTCCACCTCATGTCTTCGTTATCGTGCACGCTGTCCACACATAATAGCAGTGCCTCTACGATGTCCACCGCCACCTCAAACGCATCGTGTTGTCTGGTCCAGTTGGAGCCACAGATCTCCTTCAGTTCATTAGCTTTCTCCTCCTTGTCTGGGTAGAAAATCGAAATAGCATGCTCCAACTCCAGTTGGAGTAACTCGGACTGACTGAAGAATGACTCAATTTTCTTAAAGATCGACATAACGAGCTGAACCCCAGACAAAGCCATACTACTGGCAAGTGCCACATTCAGTGTTTGAGTAGATCTCAGTGCAACTACTGCCAATGGATATTTCTCAATCAGTTTGGTagaaaaggcttttattttgctAAAATGTGTCCCAGAGTAGGAGTGTGCTTGACCTCGACACTGTTCCATATCCAGGCCCCACTTGTCAGTCATCTCAGACAGCAGTTTCTCTGCCAGGGCATCTCCATCTCCTTCAAAGCCCAGGAATCCAAAGAACCTCTCCCGCCGGTAGTTAGACTGGTCCACAAAACGgacaaacacagggaggaacCATTCTCCTGAGATCTTCACGACATCATCAGTGAGTAATGAGAAGGAGCCGTTTTGTTTTACTTCCTCCACCAGCTTACTGCGGATGCATTTTTCACACACCTCAATCAACtgactgagctgagctgaggagCAACCCTCCCTATTCTCATTGTACCTCTTCTTCAGGACTTCATCTCCACTATTCATGCGATATTCTAACAATGCCTGAAAGTTGCTTGACCCAACACCATCTTGTTTCACATCACCGGGCCCTGTAGGAGGAATGCTCTGCTCTCCCAAAAGCACAAGAACTTCAAATAACGACTTAAGATACTCCTTGTGTTCATCTTCCTCAGTCACAGTCGGGATATCTTCCTTTGCTGCATCTGTTTGAGACTTCTTCATTTCTGAAagggaaacagaaacagttgCAGGACAGAAACCAAATGattatttctcattttcagtttcaagAAATACATTAGTGTGTATTTGTTGACATTTCTTCTTACTTTTTCTCCCCCTAGTTTCTGTCTCATCAGTTTTGGTCTACAGAATTAAAGAGACAAGAGATAAAttagaaatatttttacatgtaAACGCCAAAAATCAAATAGAACAAAACCTTTTCCCCTGTTCAAAACGATTCATTTTACCCACCGTCTCTTTGTTCCGCTTCACCTGTCCATTTTGAGACTGGCTTGTCGTGTCGAAGATAGTCGGTATGGCATCATCCTTCAACACTGTACCTTGTGCATCCTGAAAGCAGTTAAGACAAAAAGGCTCATCACATAACACATATGTAGACTTCAGAATAATGCAAATGCACAACAAAATCGGTGTATTTAACTGACAATTGGTTAAATCATATGCAGGGCTGAATTCTGGCTGAATGACTGGCAAGTAAATTAAAAGTACTGCAGTGTCTTTGGTCAATTTGTCCACAATGGCCAGAAATCATGTGCAACTCGAAGAAATCACTTACACTGTCAATCAAAGacgtttcaaaatgttttccacaCAGTCTGTAGTATCTGTACAGATGATCTGCTGATCTGTCTGCCAGGTCTTTCCTCTGGCATTTCTCTACCCACTTCTTggacctgggggggggggggggggggggggggggggcaaatacAATACATTAACACATGTCAAAAGGATCAAATATACAAAGCATCCTCCTAACTTATTAGAATGACTGATACACACTCATGGAAATGATTAAGCCAGTATGAACCTCACAATGTGACGAAAGGTTACCCATCAACCTCTAATCATATCAAATAATTGTCTCATTTGCATCTACTTGCGAGATATATTTTGTTAAGTCACTGGTTGTATAGCTGTCAACTTCTAAATATTCAATGCAAAGTTTTTTCTATACATATAGGTATATTCGttttaatatatgtatatgtatgtatatatgtacatatttatatataagtgtTATATTTTTTCTTCGCATGGTTTTCTTATACCAGGGTttggatgttgttgtttttccgtCTTCATTATTCCAGGTCAATTCAATATTActcttattatattattattcgaTCATCCCCTTGTGACTAACTGTAAATACCCACATGGTTACAAATGTCTTCTCTGGAACGACACGCTACACAACTGATCAACTCTCCGTGGCTTCACTTTAACAAAATACATTCTAATGCGCAAACATTTAGATCACGAGCAGGTGACACTTATATGTATATTACGTTAGCACGTTGTAAAGTTACGAGCTGCGTGTGAGCGTGGAGCAGctttaataaaagtaataacaGAACGTTCTCAGCGGGCAGCTACAACTAGCATTAGCTTTAGCACGGTGTTAGCATGAGTTACCTTTCTGCATCGTGAGGGAACCTGAAGAGTGGCTGATTGTCTGATTTACTACTCGTGCAGCTCGGTGCAGCGCAGCGGCTCTGCATTGTTGTTACACAGTCTCAATCGTACGTGTGTTTGGCTGTGAGGCTACTGTGAGTAGCCAACTGCTAACGCTAGCTGTGATGTCACTTGAAACAAGATGGCTTCCGATtattaatttcaaaataaaatgcacgaGCGGCACAACCACAACGCAGCTAATAAAGAATTTCACACTACGTCTTGATAACGTCATTGCAACTATGTATTGTTTTACTTGTCAAATGTAAGTCATAAACATAACATCGGGGCTTTTCCCATCAAACAACTCCACAGAATCCACATTGGTTCACTTGTCCCCATTTCTAAGTGTCTGTGGAGACAAATAGTAGTTTATACGTTTATTTTGAAGGGAAAGCGGCTTCCTTGTTTAAAAAGATCTCTGGAGCTTGACGTAACGAGGAGCGCGCGAGTTTCGGTCTGCTCCCACAATCCTTAGCGGTCTTTTCAAATGCGAAGGATAGAAACCTGATGAAAACATGTCAGGACAAATTCTCCAGGAACATGTCATCGCATGTTTGTTACACGACGTGATATCAGTGATCCACCAATCACTGATGTACGGATGTGATCACGTCTTGCTTTACTATtagtgataaataataatattgaatattgaattgaatatttgtGTGCACTAAAGATCCTTGTATGtgatatatacatgtatatatcaTTTCAGTGTATTTATTATGATCGTTTATGTGATATTAGtgttattcatatatattttttccaaaCTTAAGTGATAGAAACACACTATGTTACatatctttactttaaaactAAGCTAAACAATGGCTCACGATTGTGTTATACTACTTAATGATAACTGATCTATACtaataatacaaacaataataattatcataGCAGTGTTGCATTTTTCTACTTGATATTTTCAACAGTTTATTTGGTGTGGccttatttttaaaatcaatgatTCATTAGTATATCACGTCGTGTTATACTTGTGCTACTGATAAAcgatatgtaataataatattacaaataataattagaGGAATATTCTACTtgatattttcaacattttaaaataatagaaGAATATTCTACTtgatattttcaacattttataataatagaGGAATATTCTACTTGATATTTCTCATCAACATTTTCTTCGtcttctgcttctctccctTCATAAAGCATCGTGAAACGAACACGTGATGGATCCTGAGAATCACCGCTGATGGAGGTTCCAGCGGTGTTTACTGAGAGCTGAGGCCGAGTCCCGGCGGTCACACCCTGGGTGGAGCTGTGAGCAAGGGACCGGTATCACTGGAATCCTATTTGCTTTCAAACATTTGAACAGAAGCAGTGAAAAGTTGTGCGATCATGAGAAATGCGCCTGTTCTCCCACTCTCgtcctctctgtggagacaTCCTATTGGTCACCCCCGCTCTCTCGCGATACTAGTGTGGCCAATCGCAGCGCAGCAGCGCCAAGTCAAATCGAAGTTTTGTTTTTCCGCGATCAGAGGAGCGAGTGTCACTGATCCGGAGCTGCCTCCTCGTGCTGTCCTACAGACAACCACAGCCGGTAAGTTAACACTCTGTCGTTAACGTGAATGTACTGGATGTATAAGTAATACAGGTGATAACAGCTAATGCTCCGTACCGACAACACTCCCTGTTTCCCTTCATGTCCGTTAATTCTACGCTGGGAGCAACGATAACGTTTCGCCCAATCGCCcattgctttatttattctttcGTTGAAAAAAATCGCGATCAGCTGCTTAATATCGGCACAATTTGAACTTTTAGattacaatatatttttcaaCTATAATCATGACATGCTAAATGACTCGGTTCATTCACAGTTGTAGTTTTATCGTATTTATTGCCTTCTTCATTTTCCAGAAAACGCTCCAGAATGGAAAACGTCGCAGTTTCAAGTCGAAAGTGCACAAATAAAGTAAGTTTATGTCAGTGAACATCACATTAAAAGATTGTCATGGTGTGTTGATCAATGAGTACTTCAGGGTGTCCCCTGCCTGCATAATCGTGTCATTGTTTGACATTCATTAGGGAAACAAGGAGAATGCTCAGCCTGCACATGGAAGCAAATCCCTCATCAAGAGAGATAAAAAGCCTGTGGCTCCCTTTCATCTGAAAATCAACGGAaaagaggagatctcagcaaaTCATGGTCCTCTTAAACCCAAGGCCAAACCGGCGGACACAAGGTCCACATGCAGTGATGctctaaaaaagtcaaagaCTGCGCAGAAAGAcgggagaggagctgctgcttctgATGTTGCACGACGACAAACTCTCAGCCGGGCCTTCCTCTCAGAGCAGGctgtgaagcagaaaaaaatagCTGCAGAAGCTCCAAAGCGACCAGCTGCAGCGCTGTCCTCCAGATCGGCTCCTGGCATGTACAAAGGAAAGATTGTTGAGTCGAAGATAGGATCCATTTGGAAGTCAACTACT is part of the Paralichthys olivaceus isolate ysfri-2021 chromosome 15, ASM2471397v2, whole genome shotgun sequence genome and encodes:
- the thap12a gene encoding THAP domain containing 12a, with amino-acid sequence MQSRCAAPSCTSSKSDNQPLFRFPHDAERSKKWVEKCQRKDLADRSADHLYRYYRLCGKHFETSLIDSDAQGTVLKDDAIPTIFDTTSQSQNGQVKRNKETTKTDETETRGRKKMKKSQTDAAKEDIPTVTEEDEHKEYLKSLFEVLVLLGEQSIPPTGPGDVKQDGVGSSNFQALLEYRMNSGDEVLKKRYNENREGCSSAQLSQLIEVCEKCIRSKLVEEVKQNGSFSLLTDDVVKISGEWFLPVFVRFVDQSNYRRERFFGFLGFEGDGDALAEKLLSEMTDKWGLDMEQCRGQAHSYSGTHFSKIKAFSTKLIEKYPLAVVALRSTQTLNVALASSMALSGVQLVMSIFKKIESFFSQSELLQLELEHAISIFYPDKEEKANELKEICGSNWTRQHDAFEVAVDIVEALLLCVDSVHDNEDMRWNDQVAHSALEISKALTDFEFIIALVVLKNTMTLTRAFGKNVQGNEPDAHFAASSLKAVSHSLKEVLDNIDVYHEFWNDEAVNLAAAMEIPVKLPRAFLRKYQSESGTIQPDSYYKNHLSVPVVNHIIKEMDELFSEDHLKTLKCLSLIPTIIELHKSSEPEEESIQAFKNLIPNAATLSAELHCWWVKWSKKVKGETSPSSLQETLQLADVKFFPNVLAVLRQIGVLPTLALEDSCNVAFKCFRTYMENTPDQFKSKSLAVLNMNYDVGYDLDSMVEVYMNTHPTREEQV